The Saprospiraceae bacterium genome contains the following window.
TAGCTACTGTCATTGTAATCGATTGCTGCAGGGCCATAAAAGAAATCGCTCTGATTTCGAATTGTGTTGGCCGCTATCTTTAAGTCGTGTTGAACGTCATATGCACCCAACCATAAATTGGCTTCACGTATGGTATTTCGCTTACTGCCTTTAGGGATTTCAAATCCATTTCTAAAGAGTCGGCCATCAGCACTTACTGAAGCTTTAATGTCGTTAATATCAAGGTATTCTATGGTTTGACTTTGACTTAAAGGATGGAAAAGTAAAATTAGGATTGAAACATTTAGCAACTGTAGCATACGAACTTCGTTTAGTATTTAAACGAGCAGAAATAGATTTTGTGAATATTGAGCTAGAACGATATTTATTGTGTAGCTGTCATTGACACAAATGAAAAAGCCCTCATCATTAGAATGATAAGGGCTTTTTTATTTTTATATTTATACAATTAACGACATCGGCCAATGCATGTTGTATAATTGCGAATGGCTTGTTGTATGCACCAGGTGTAGTTTTGTGGAGCTACGTGTTGGCAAATCGTTAGATGTCGGTTTAATTGTTTTCCACAATTGGATCGACACGATGCAGGTTGCGGAATTTGAAATGCTGCAAATGTTATGGAGGCTAAATTAAATGAATCATTCTGCAAGGCTACTGTATCCAATGCCTGGATATAGGCCAATTCACTCAATCCAGCAATTTGTGCATCTTTAATGGTGAGGGCTTTTTCAATTGCATCTAGACGGGGACCCCAGTTTTGAGGAGCTTCTTTTTTACATGAACACAAGAGGAATAGGAGGGAGGAACAAATTGCAATTAGATTTTTCATATTTTTTTTGTTTAGGAATTAGGAAATAATATTTTTAAAGGCAATGCAAAGTTGCGAGCCGATTCACTGCGAGTCAATCCGCCGAAAGGGCCATTTTTTCAATGGTTCTTTAGGGGTAATGGGCTCGTGTAAGTCTGCATACAGTAACTGCTTGAGAAGCTATGTATTGGCTATTTAAACTATACTGTGTATTATCGGCTTTTCAAACGATATTTTGTTATATCGGGTATTTATCCGATATTTGAGGATGGAGAGTTCCAAAATGCTTGCAGTACTTACAGGGGATGTTATTAATTCACAAAAAGGAGACGCTGCTTTCTGGATGCACCTGCTTAAGCGTTCCCTCCAATTATTTGGTAAGGAGCCGTCAGATTGGGAAATTTATCGGGGCGATAGCTTCCAAATGCTGCTACCAGCCAAGGAGGCACTTCATGCTGCACTAATCATCAAGGCGGGGTTAAAACAAATTCCCAAATTGGATGTCAGGATTGCCATTGGAATTGGGACCGTAAACTATATGACAGCTAAAATTACTGAATCCTCCGGCGATGCTTTTACAAGATCCGGCAGTTGTTTTGATGCTTTGAAAAAACAATCTTTGAGTATTTCTACAGAAGATGAAGCATTTAACGACTGCTTTAATCTGATGTTGGCCCTTGGACTTCTTACTATGAATTCCTGGAGTGTGATTGTTGCGCAAGCCATTCAAGCAGCCCTTGAACATCCAGATAAAAATCAAATGGAACTTGCTCAATTACTAAAGAAATCTCAAAGTTCAATCAGTGAAGCATTGACACGCGGTGGTTATGAAGAGGTCTTACGAATGGAACAGTATTTTCAACAACAAATACAAAAGCTATGATCGAATTGTTTCTGAAAATTCTTTTAGCGCATTTACTGGGTGATTTTGTATTCCAGCCTGAAAAATGGGTAGTAGATAAAATGGCTAAAAAGCAGCGTTCCGTTTTTTTATACTGGCATCTGATGGTGCATCTTTTGTTGCTTTTGACAATTCTGCAATTTGATAGGGATTATTGGCTTGGCATTGCAATTATTGTTATTTCACATGGACTCATTGATTTATTAAAATTGCATTTGCAATCCAAAATAGATAATCGCCTCAATTTTTTTCTGGACCAAATGGCTCATGTTTCCGTACTTGTTTGTGTCGCTTCCATGTATGTGCCCATTGAATTTTCAGCGACATGGATATTTAATTCCCCAAACCATCTTGTTTTTGGTTGCTGTTGTGTGTGTTAGCTATGTGTCTGCAATTATTATGAAAGTATTGATCAGCGCCTGGAAAATGGATGAAGAAAACGAATCAGACAGTTTAAAAAATGCAGGAAAATATATTGGAATTTTAGAAAGACTCCTGATTTTTGGTTTTATCATTTTAAATCAATGGGCATCCATCGGATTGTTGATTGCTGCAAAATCAGTGCTGCGGTTTAATGATTTATCGAGGTCTAAAGACAGGAAGTTGACAGAGTATATATTGATAGGGACTCTTTTGAGCATAGGCTTAGCTTTGGTGTTTAGTTTATTGTACCTCTACTTTTTAAAAAGTATCAGTTGATTAATTCTTAATACAATAATAAACTTCAAGGCGCCATCTATTCTTGGTGCTAACTATTTTAGTACGTAAATCTCTTATCGAGTTTATTTTTAGTTTGACTTTATTAAAGTAACGTGCATTGGAATTTGAATCTAGAACGCAATTTTCAACAATAAACTCTAATTAAATATTTCGCAATTCTTTTGCTATTAATTCCAAATTTGTATATTTGGAATTTAAATTGACTCTAAACCAAATAATTTATCCAGTGTTTCACGAATTAAATCATTAATTATGGCATCATTTTACAATAAAATACTTCTATGCTTAGCCTCGTTTTTTTTATTGGCTTTGGATGAATTAAAAAGTCAATCTTGCAATAATTTACAAACAAGTAATATTGAAACTGGATTTGATTGGGGTGCTTCTTTTGGGGTAAATGTGTCTGTAGAAAGACACCGTTACAGTGTATTGCGTCCAAGAATGACAGATATACGTTATCGTAAGGATGGTACGTCCAATTGGACAAATAGAAGTGCAGTGGGTCGGTTGGTTAGTAATTGGCCTGTGATTGAATACACTTACGATTGTTTGATTCAATTTGAATTGCCACCAGATGGCAGTTTGTATGAAATGCAAGCCAGGCTTGATTGTGATGTAGAAGGCACAGGGAATTGGGTTAATAAGAATTTTAGAATGCCATGCGCACCTGACAGGACCAATGATTTAGAGCAAGTGGATGGAAATACGATAATCATCGAAGATGATTATGCGGATGAAGGTTGGTTGAGTGATGATGAAGGCAGGACTTTTTTAGAAAGGTAAATTATCAAAATGGGCAAGTGGTATTTGCAGATTTATCTGAAAATTACAACTATCAATTTAAACAGAGAATTCGTTGTGACGACCAATCATGGTCAAATTTTTCACCAACTGTTACTGTAAAAACAGAATGCTATAAGCCAAGAAATAATGAATTGAGTTTTAACCTAAGACAAATGGATAGCCGAATCCAAATTGTATGTGCAAAGCCTGCAACATTGTTTGAATTTAAGTATCGTAAAAAGCCAAATGGACAATGGGAGACTTCAAGTGAAATCAACCGGTCTGAATTTACTATTCCTGATGGAATCAATCCTGGAGATACCTATGAAATACAATGTAAAGTAGCTTGCGGACAATGGTCGTACTGGACTGATTGGTCTAATATAATTGAATATACAGTACCTGTAGATTGCATAACACCAATTTCTGATTATGGTTCGAAGGACATTACAAATCATGATGCCACGCTTTATTGCAGAGGGGACCATCAGGGTGGTGTTGTAGAAAGTCATAAATTTCGATATAGAAAAACAGGAAATACAAACTGGAATGAAAGAGAATCACTTACGAATTCGTTTACAATTTCGAGTCTTGATCCTAATACGGAATATGAATTTGAAGTTCAACATCTGTGCGTTGCAAATTTCAATAGCAGGTGGTCGGATAAGAAAACCTTTGTTACTGAGCGCAATTGTGAGCCAAGCTCTGAAGTAATTGAAATATTAAATGTAGCTTATAGCACAGCTTTGTTGCGATGTATCCAAACCGAACGCGAAGGCTATGTATGGGAAGTGAAACGCGTATCTGATGGAAGGAGAATCATAACAACAAGTTTGCAGACATCAAATGAGTATCCATTGGACATGCTAGAACAGGGTGAAGAATATGAAGTACGTTTAAAAATATATTGCAATCCGGATTATTCAAATTATACCGATGCGGTTACTTTTACTACTTTGAGTTGTGCTACACCTGAATTAAATGAAATTGAAGTCGATGATATAAATAATACAAGTGCAAATTTTATATATCTTGGAAATATTCAGTCTGGTGTGGATTGGCAATATCGAAAACAAGGAAATTCAAACTGGAAGAAAAGCAGCAGCAGAGTAAGTACTACTTTGATAGATAGTCTCGTTGCAAATACAGACTATGAATTCAGATGCAGGAGCAAGTGCAATGAAAATCCGGCCGAATACAGTGAATGGTGCGCGATACAATATTTTAGAACAACTTGTGATGGCACCATTTCACATTTCTCTAATGTGAGCACCAATCAAATTACAGTTCATGCAAATAATTCTAAATCAGATGAATACAGTTTTAGATATCGGCTTAGTGGCGCTGGATTATGGACCCAATCACCAAATCTAACATCAAGGCAATTTACTGCAATGAACTTACTGGATGATTCCGAATATGAATTCCAGGTTCAAAGTATTTGCAATAATGTCTTTTCAGCATGGTCAGCCAGTGAGTTTATGATTACAGATGAAATCTTGGCTGAGCCTTGTTCGAGACCGGGCAGATTGAATGTTGGTGCAAGTAATATCATGAGTTCCAGTGCAAGACTTAATAATTACAGGACAAATGTAGATGCCTATTATTTTAGATATTTAGATGGAGTAAATTGGATAACTTCAGGAGAATTAAATGTAGCTTATTTTGATATCAATGGATTGACTCCGGATACCAGGTATTTATATCAGGCAAGAGTTAAATGTGGCAATACCTTAAGCGAGTGGTCTGATACCTTGCGATTCAGAACGCTTGCGAATGTTTTTTCAATTTCATCCGGTTGTTTTGTTCCATTTGTATCTCAATTATATCCTCTATTTATAGGAACAAATTCAGCATTACTTCTTTGTTATGAAAATGATGCAAATCAGTTTCAATTTAGATACAAAGATTCTAGTTCAGCGAGTTGGATAGAAACCAATGTGGAAGCTTCAAACAGGATTCTTGTAAATAATTTAATTACTAATACAGTATATGAGTTTCAAGTAAGGCTTAATTGCAATGCCGGTTTTGGATCCTACTCACAGTCCCGATATTTTAAAACTCAACCTATAGTTAAGTGCCAGGCACCAAGTACGGATAATTTTGCCATGGCACGGATTGGGACAGATCACGCACAAGTATATTCTTTTAATCTCAGTTTAAACTATCAATTCCGATACAGGGCATTGTTGGATTCAGTCTGGAGCTATCTTGATACCTCTTCAAATCCATTGCATACTTTGGTTGAATTAAAAGAAGGATCTGATTATGCGATCCAAATGAGGCATAGTTGTATCAATGGGGAGATGAGTGATTTTTCAAATGTTAAATTATTTTCTACTTTACCTTATTGTTATACTATTTTATTGTCAGATATATCTGTTAAGAATATTACAAAAAATTCTGCTGAATTGCATTGGAATTCAAATGCCGAAGCACATTTGGTAAGGTTCCGAAAACAAGGGGATACCATATGGACTAAAAAATTGATCTATTTAGAAAATTCTATAGATTTAAGTCTTTTGGTATCAAATACAGAATATGAATTCCAAATAGTAGCAATTTGCGATGAGAACAACATAGCAAATTGGTCTCCTTTAGTTAAGTTTAAAACTTTGGGGACGACGCTTGCTGAGGAAATAGGGCAAAATAAAATTTATCTTGCACCCAATCCTGTTGATAAATACTTGCGACTAATGGGGCCTAATGATTTAGCAGGAGGTCAGTATAGTATATTTAATCTATTTGGGAAGCCAGTTATGATAGATCAGTTGAATGAACAACATATTGTAAATATTGAAAATTTGAAATCTGGTTTGTATTTCTTGGAATTCCACTTCAAAGAAAATAAACAACAGATAAAATTTGTTAAATTGTAATATATTTTAACATTTTCTAAGTAAGTCTTATACGAGTAAACATATTTAGGAGTTTATTGGATCAGGATTTGGAGAGTTGTTTAAACATAAAAATTTAAATATTCGGACCACGAAGCAGTTTAAAACTGATTTCAAATCGGACGCTTTCTCTGCCAGCGTTTCCATTATACCGATAATCTAAATAATTAGTAAAAAAGAAATTACCTTCTATGGAGCCACTTGGTTGACTGTAATTGGTAATGGCAATTTGAATGTCTCTTGGGATGGCTGTTATAAATTCATCACCATTCGTATAGATTAACTGCAGGTCACCTGATTTTGCAACATTTGGATCGTTTGCAAAAACACTTAAGAATGTGCCGGTAACAGTATCACCTTTCCAGGCCCAATTGATAAAACTGTTTGTTTCTAAATTCATTCCCATGTCTTCCTGAATGGGTTGGATGAGCACTTTGTTAATTTCCTTAGATAAAAGAAATTGATGGTCATCCGTATGGTTTTCACTGATTAAATCAAAATTCCTTCCTGTGAACTTTCCAGATAGAATACTGATGCGAATTTCACTGGGTCCTTTAAATTGATCTGGATTAACAGGGTCGATTGTGCACGTACTCAGACTTAAAAAGACCATGCAAAGAATAAGAAATCTATAATTAAATGAATTAGCTGATTTCATGGGAACGAATTTTATAAGTTGCATTCATTGAATTAAATAATTGATAAACATCTTGAATCCAGGTTTCAGTAACAAGTTTGACCGCATCTTCAAAATTGGATAATTTATCGGTTTCTAAAAACTTATAGGTTTGTTCAAAGGGGCCAATTTCAAATTTGATAATTAATTTATTTCCCGATTTAAATACGGTGATCAATAATTCAGGATGTGGAATCTGTCCCAGAATTCTCATGCTTAAAGGTTTGTTCTATAATTTGTGAATATTTTTTATACAAGGACCGGTATTCAGGAAATTCTGAAACCAATAAACGAATGTGCTTTTCAATGGTTTGGACATCCCCTCGTTTTGCAGGACCGGTTTGCGCGTTTATTGGATCTAAACGGAACGCTTTGTCTACCGTTTCAAGCATTAAGCTGTGTAATACTTCAAAAGGAACTTGAGCGTTATCAAGGATTTTTTTAGCCGCAAGTAGATTGTAGTTTGAAAAATTATTGGCAAACACAGAAGCTAAATGCAAATGTGTACGGATTTGATCATTCATTTCCAATAAATGGCTGCTTAGTGATTGAGCAAGCGTGCGGAGCATGTTTATAGCGTCCGGGCTTCCTTCAATAAAAATTGGAATGTGAGTCCAATCCAATTCTTTAAATTTACTGAATGTTTGAAGAGGGTAAAATAAACTCCGATTAATAAAATAGGCATCAATCAGATCCGGACTGTTGACTCCTGAACTATGGGCAACGATGGCTTTTTTATCCAGTTTAGTTGACAACGATTTACTAAGCGTTTCAATCGCGTCATCTTTAATGCAGATTAAATAAATCTGAGCATTGCAGTTTATCTGATCAATTTGATTAATTGCTTGAGTTTGTAAAAGATCTGCTAATAGTTTAGCGCGTTCAAAATCTCTGGAATAAACTTGCGCGATTTTGTGGCCGCTAATTTTGAGCTTCTTTCCAAGTGCAGTTGCCAAATTGCCCGATCCGATCAATACAATTTCAAAGGGCATCGCGCTTGTTTTTACGTTTTGTATAGGATGCTAAGAGCATACCTGAAAGCATCAAGATGCTTCCAAACCATACCAGATTGATCCATGGAAATTCAATAACCTGAATTACAATAAAATCATTGCGCGCTGCATTTTCAGCCACCAAAATAGGCAATTTAAGCGTGTTCAGATTTGGATGAATGGAATATTCAAACCCCATTTCCTCTGTCTGTGGATTTATTTTTGAAAAGCGAAGCGTGATTCCAGGATGAATGGCACTGACCGGCATCGATACAATCTGATTTCCTTTTATCAAGTAAATAGGCTTCAATAATACCTGATTCGTTCCATCATGAAATTCAATTTCAGCAGAAACTGCGATCTCATCATCTTTTGGTACATAGATTTCAGGATCTATGTCTCTGCTGATCGTATTCAGCTTTAGAAATTTGCCTTCGCCGATTGGTGCTTGTTGGCCCTTTTTTAAACTGAGTTTTTCAAATTTAATATCCTCCCATTTAGGATTTACTAATTCGTAAACCGTATCTGGAATTTGAATACGAACCCGATACTCATCCAATTGAAATGGAAATTTATAAACCAGATTTTGTCTAAACAAAATTCCAGGACTGGCGGTTTTGGATTCCTTGTCTTCCAGGTTTTTGATTTTTAGCTGAAATTGTATTTTTTGGTCTCCTGATTTGAATTCAAAATCCTTGGCTGAAAAATCATTGAGAATACTATCCAATATAATAAAATGATTCTTTGTATAGATCGTATCCTTTAATTTGCAAAAATACAATTCATATTTTAAGCTGTCTTCTGCTTGTTTTGCAGCTTCTACATCCGTTTGTGTCTGCGGAATTTGTGCGATCAATGAAAATACATCGCGATTTAAGTAATGTTTTGTAGAGGGGTTGGCAGCAGCTACTTTTGTCAATTTATTATCGTACTGAACCTCAGGATGTAATTTGAACGCTTCTGTTTTATTGTTCAACGAATCTTCTTTCCAGAAATCCAGTTCGTAAATTCTGCTCTTATTTATAAAGGTATCGGAAGAATAATTTACCCAATACCCGTTCATAAACATTTTTTCGTTTTTGATTAAGGTTAGGTGTTTTGAAATATCATCTTCAGACCAATTTTCTAAAAGATCCCGTTGCGCAAATTCATTTGTTGAAATTATGCGTTTATTAATACCTGTAAATAAAACGCCAAGCAATAAAATCCCAAATCCACCATGAGAACAAACCAATGCAGATTGCATTGGATTAAATCGGATGCTGTGAATTAAATACAGGGCAGAACTGCAGATTGCAAACCAAGCAGCTACTAATAAAACTAAATGACTCCAGTGTAATTTTTCAAACGAATACAAACTGATCCAACTAAGGATAAAAGCGATCACAAGACTCAAGGAAACTCGAATCAAAAAGGGTTTACCTAATTTTAAACTTCGATCCCCTAAATAGCGCAAATAGATAGAAACTGAAGAAAGAACAGCAACTAAAACACCAATCCAAAGTTGGTATTGGTTGTGATGTGTAATGGGTTCAAGTGGAGGGCTTCTGTGCCAGGATTCCATTGAAATATTTAGTAATTTTCCAAATTGATCTAAAATTTTATTATAAACTGGAATGGAAGTCGTAAAACTTATAAGCAATGCGCTAAATAATAGAACCAAACTTCCAATAAACATCCAAAATTCACGGGAATGAAATTGTTCTTCGCTTTCTTTTTGAGGAATGAGTTTATAGCGAGAAATAAAGTAAGCCAATGGAATTATACTGACGATAGAACAAAAAATTACTAATTGCCATTCCAATCCCATTTGGGTAAAAGCATGAGCCGAACTGTCGCCTAATATTCCGCTTCGTGTTAAAAAAGAAGAATACACAACGAGGATAAAAGACAAAAAATACAAGCTCATAGTAGCGCCTACAGAAAAACCGGTAGATTTTGCTACCAAATTGGTGTGAATTCCTGCAACTAAAACGATCCAGGGCACCAATGACATATTTTCAACAGGATCCCAGGCCCAATAGCCACCGAAACTCAATGCTTCGTATGCCCAGGCACCGCCCATTAAAATTCCTGTTCCCAAAATAAAACCAGAAAAAAGTGCCCAGGGCAAAACAGGTTTTAGCCAATTTGTAAAATCTTTTTGCATAATCCCGCTAAGAGCATATGCAAATGGGATAATGGTTGAGGCAAACCCAAGAAACAACGTAGGAGGATGAATGATCATCCAATAATTTTGAAGCAAGGGATTTAAGCCATTGCCTTTATAAGTTGGG
Protein-coding sequences here:
- a CDS encoding transcriptional regulator, with the protein product MLAVLTGDVINSQKGDAAFWMHLLKRSLQLFGKEPSDWEIYRGDSFQMLLPAKEALHAALIIKAGLKQIPKLDVRIAIGIGTVNYMTAKITESSGDAFTRSGSCFDALKKQSLSISTEDEAFNDCFNLMLALGLLTMNSWSVIVAQAIQAALEHPDKNQMELAQLLKKSQSSISEALTRGGYEEVLRMEQYFQQQIQKL
- a CDS encoding T9SS type A sorting domain-containing protein, with product MVFADLSENYNYQFKQRIRCDDQSWSNFSPTVTVKTECYKPRNNELSFNLRQMDSRIQIVCAKPATLFEFKYRKKPNGQWETSSEINRSEFTIPDGINPGDTYEIQCKVACGQWSYWTDWSNIIEYTVPVDCITPISDYGSKDITNHDATLYCRGDHQGGVVESHKFRYRKTGNTNWNERESLTNSFTISSLDPNTEYEFEVQHLCVANFNSRWSDKKTFVTERNCEPSSEVIEILNVAYSTALLRCIQTEREGYVWEVKRVSDGRRIITTSLQTSNEYPLDMLEQGEEYEVRLKIYCNPDYSNYTDAVTFTTLSCATPELNEIEVDDINNTSANFIYLGNIQSGVDWQYRKQGNSNWKKSSSRVSTTLIDSLVANTDYEFRCRSKCNENPAEYSEWCAIQYFRTTCDGTISHFSNVSTNQITVHANNSKSDEYSFRYRLSGAGLWTQSPNLTSRQFTAMNLLDDSEYEFQVQSICNNVFSAWSASEFMITDEILAEPCSRPGRLNVGASNIMSSSARLNNYRTNVDAYYFRYLDGVNWITSGELNVAYFDINGLTPDTRYLYQARVKCGNTLSEWSDTLRFRTLANVFSISSGCFVPFVSQLYPLFIGTNSALLLCYENDANQFQFRYKDSSSASWIETNVEASNRILVNNLITNTVYEFQVRLNCNAGFGSYSQSRYFKTQPIVKCQAPSTDNFAMARIGTDHAQVYSFNLSLNYQFRYRALLDSVWSYLDTSSNPLHTLVELKEGSDYAIQMRHSCINGEMSDFSNVKLFSTLPYCYTILLSDISVKNITKNSAELHWNSNAEAHLVRFRKQGDTIWTKKLIYLENSIDLSLLVSNTEYEFQIVAICDENNIANWSPLVKFKTLGTTLAEEIGQNKIYLAPNPVDKYLRLMGPNDLAGGQYSIFNLFGKPVMIDQLNEQHIVNIENLKSGLYFLEFHFKENKQQIKFVKL
- a CDS encoding DUF2520 domain-containing protein, with protein sequence MPFEIVLIGSGNLATALGKKLKISGHKIAQVYSRDFERAKLLADLLQTQAINQIDQINCNAQIYLICIKDDAIETLSKSLSTKLDKKAIVAHSSGVNSPDLIDAYFINRSLFYPLQTFSKFKELDWTHIPIFIEGSPDAINMLRTLAQSLSSHLLEMNDQIRTHLHLASVFANNFSNYNLLAAKKILDNAQVPFEVLHSLMLETVDKAFRLDPINAQTGPAKRGDVQTIEKHIRLLVSEFPEYRSLYKKYSQIIEQTFKHENSGTDSTS
- the ccsA gene encoding cytochrome c biogenesis protein CcsA, whose translation is MIIHPPTLFLGFASTIIPFAYALSGIMQKDFTNWLKPVLPWALFSGFILGTGILMGGAWAYEALSFGGYWAWDPVENMSLVPWIVLVAGIHTNLVAKSTGFSVGATMSLYFLSFILVVYSSFLTRSGILGDSSAHAFTQMGLEWQLVIFCSIVSIIPLAYFISRYKLIPQKESEEQFHSREFWMFIGSLVLLFSALLISFTTSIPVYNKILDQFGKLLNISMESWHRSPPLEPITHHNQYQLWIGVLVAVLSSVSIYLRYLGDRSLKLGKPFLIRVSLSLVIAFILSWISLYSFEKLHWSHLVLLVAAWFAICSSALYLIHSIRFNPMQSALVCSHGGFGILLLGVLFTGINKRIISTNEFAQRDLLENWSEDDISKHLTLIKNEKMFMNGYWVNYSSDTFINKSRIYELDFWKEDSLNNKTEAFKLHPEVQYDNKLTKVAAANPSTKHYLNRDVFSLIAQIPQTQTDVEAAKQAEDSLKYELYFCKLKDTIYTKNHFIILDSILNDFSAKDFEFKSGDQKIQFQLKIKNLEDKESKTASPGILFRQNLVYKFPFQLDEYRVRIQIPDTVYELVNPKWEDIKFEKLSLKKGQQAPIGEGKFLKLNTISRDIDPEIYVPKDDEIAVSAEIEFHDGTNQVLLKPIYLIKGNQIVSMPVSAIHPGITLRFSKINPQTEEMGFEYSIHPNLNTLKLPILVAENAARNDFIVIQVIEFPWINLVWFGSILMLSGMLLASYTKRKNKRDAL